CCAGGAAGTTCACCGCGAACGGGACGATCACGAACATCGCGAAGGCCCCGCCGGCCAGGAAGAGGAGCGAGCCCACGATGACGAAGGGCGCCGCGTACTTCCGCTCGTGCTTGTGCAGGCCGGGGGCCACGAACGCCCACACGTTCCACAGGATGATCGGCATCGCGATGAAGACGCCCATGATCATCGCGACCTTCATGTAGGTCCAGAACGCCTCGGTCGGGGTGGTGAAGACCAGCTCGGCCTTGAGATGGCTCGAGAGGAACCGCATCACGTTGTTGGTGAAGTAGAGCGCGATGCCGAGACCGACCGCGGCGGGGACGAGGCTCCAGATGATCCGGGTGCGCAGCTCCGTCAGGTGCTCGAAGAACGACATCTTGCCCGCCTCGTCGGGCGTCGGCACGTCGGAGGCGATCGGCTCGGAGTCGCTCATCACCAGTCGGGGATGAAGTGCCGGAGCTGGCCCACCCCGCGGCCGCCCTTGAAGCCCTCGCGGATGGCGCGGGTCACGTAGGCCTTCGCGGAGCGGATGGAGTCGCCCAGGGCCTGGCCGCGGGCCAGCCCGGCGGTGATCGCGGCCGAGAAGGTACACCCGGTGCCGTGAGTGTTCGTGGAGTCGACCCGGGCCGCGGTGAAGCGGGTGAACTCGCGCCCGTTCCACAAGAGGTCGGTGGCGTCGCCCTTGAGATGCCCGCCCTTGATCAGCACGTACCGCGGCCCCATCCCGTGGATGCGCCGCGCCGCCTCCTCCATCTCCTCCGGCTCGGCCACCCGCATGCCGGCCAGCACCTCCGCCTCCGGCAGGTTCGGCGTGACCAGCAGGGCCAGCGGGAGGATGTGGTCGGCGAGGGCCGCGCGGGCGTCGGGCTGCAGCAGGGGGTCGCCCGACTTGGCCACCATCACCGGATCGATCACCAGCTTCTCGATCGGGCGCTCGCCCAGCACCGCCGCGACCGCGTCGATGATCGGGGCGGTCGAGAGCATCCCGCACTTGGCCGCGTCGGTCCCGAAGTCCTCCAGGACCGAGCGCAGCTGCCGCGCCACGAAGGCCGGCGGCAGGTTCTCCACTCCCTGGACTCCGACCGAGTTCTGCGCGGTCACCGCGGTGATGACCGACATGCCGAACACCCGGAACGCCG
This genomic interval from Candidatus Methylomirabilota bacterium contains the following:
- a CDS encoding twin-arginine translocase subunit TatC: MSDSEPIASDVPTPDEAGKMSFFEHLTELRTRIIWSLVPAAVGLGIALYFTNNVMRFLSSHLKAELVFTTPTEAFWTYMKVAMIMGVFIAMPIILWNVWAFVAPGLHKHERKYAAPFVIVGSLLFLAGGAFAMFVIVPFAVNFL
- the thiD gene encoding bifunctional hydroxymethylpyrimidine kinase/phosphomethylpyrimidine kinase encodes the protein MLIPKALTIAGSDSGGGAGIQADLKTFSAFRVFGMSVITAVTAQNSVGVQGVENLPPAFVARQLRSVLEDFGTDAAKCGMLSTAPIIDAVAAVLGERPIEKLVIDPVMVAKSGDPLLQPDARAALADHILPLALLVTPNLPEAEVLAGMRVAEPEEMEEAARRIHGMGPRYVLIKGGHLKGDATDLLWNGREFTRFTAARVDSTNTHGTGCTFSAAITAGLARGQALGDSIRSAKAYVTRAIREGFKGGRGVGQLRHFIPDW